AAGAGGTCGTGCTGCCCACCGCCGTACTCGGAGACGGAGCATTCCGTGGACAGCTCTTCGAGGGAGTGCGCCTGCTCCGTGTGGGCGGGTGGAATGACGTAGCGCTCCTCGTACTTGGCGATCGCGAGCAGCCGGTACATGTCGTACATCTCTTCTTCCCCCATCCCGACCGCGGCGGGGATGGATGCGTCGGGGTCCCGGCCCATGTTGATGTCGCGCATGTAGCACCGCATCGCGGCCAGCTTCTTGAGGACCGCGTCGACCGGTCCGACGTCCCCGGCCGTGAACAGCTCCGCCAGGTACTCGACCGGGATCCGCAGCGCGTCGATCGCGGCGAAGAGGTTGGCGGTGTCCTCGGCGTCCTCTCCTGTGTCCGCGACCACGTCGACGACCGGTGACAGCGGCGGGATGTACCAGACCATGGGCATGGTGCGGTACTCCGGGTGCAGGGGCAGGGCCACCTTGTAGGTGTTGATGAGTGCGTAGATGGGCGAGCGTTGTGCGGCGTCGATCCAGTCGCGGGCGATACCGGCCTTCTCGGCCGCGCGGATGACGGCGGGGTCGAACGGGTCGAGGAAGACGTCGCGCTGTGCCTCGTACAGGCCCTGGTCGTCCTCGGTGGACGCCGCCTGCAGCACCTTGTCAGCGTCGTACAGGACGAGGCCAATGTAGCGGAGCCGGCCGACGCAGGTCTCGGCGCAGACCGTGGGCAGACCTACCTCGATGCGGGGGAAGCAGAACGTGCACTTCTCGGCCTTGCCGGTGCGGTGGTTGAAGTAGATCTTCTTGTAGGGACAGCCGGAGACACATTTGCGCCACCCGCGGCACCGGTCCTGGTCGACCAGGACGATGCCGTCCTCCTCTCTCTTGTAGATCGCACCGCTGGGACAGGAGGCGGCGCAGGAGGGGTTGAGGCAGTGCTCGCAGATCCGAGGGAGGTAGAACATGAAGGTCTGCTCGAACTCGAACTTCACCTTCTCGGCGATCTTGGCCAGCATGGGGTCGCGGTGGGCGGTCTCCGTCGAGCCACCGAGATCGTCGTCCCAGTTGGCGGACCACTCGATCTTCATGTTCTTCCCTGAGATCAGGGACTTGGGGCGTGCCACCGGCGTGTGCTCCTGGGCCGGGGCATCGGTCAGGGTCGAGTAGTCGTACGTCCAGGGCTCGTAGTACTCACCGATCGAGGGCAGCTTGGGGTTGGAGAAGATGGTCATCAGGTTCTTGAACCGGCCACCACCTTTGAGTTTCATGCGGCCGCGCTTGTTCAGCTCCCAACCGCCCTTCCACTTCTCCTGGTCCTCGTACGTCCGGGGATAGCCCAGGCCCGGGCGGGTCTCGACGTTGTTGAACCAGATGTACTCCGTCCCCGACCTG
This genomic window from Serinicoccus chungangensis contains:
- the narH gene encoding nitrate reductase subunit beta, with product MRVMAQMAMVMNLDKCIGCHTCSVTCKQAWTNRSGTEYIWFNNVETRPGLGYPRTYEDQEKWKGGWELNKRGRMKLKGGGRFKNLMTIFSNPKLPSIGEYYEPWTYDYSTLTDAPAQEHTPVARPKSLISGKNMKIEWSANWDDDLGGSTETAHRDPMLAKIAEKVKFEFEQTFMFYLPRICEHCLNPSCAASCPSGAIYKREEDGIVLVDQDRCRGWRKCVSGCPYKKIYFNHRTGKAEKCTFCFPRIEVGLPTVCAETCVGRLRYIGLVLYDADKVLQAASTEDDQGLYEAQRDVFLDPFDPAVIRAAEKAGIARDWIDAAQRSPIYALINTYKVALPLHPEYRTMPMVWYIPPLSPVVDVVADTGEDAEDTANLFAAIDALRIPVEYLAELFTAGDVGPVDAVLKKLAAMRCYMRDINMGRDPDASIPAAVGMGEEEMYDMYRLLAIAKYEERYVIPPAHTEQAHSLEELSTECSVSEYGGGQHDLFGEGSGVPTPIAVENFQMLQDRQTSDSLSGPTDKKSRVNLLNWDGKGSPPGLFPPAKETDA